The DNA region GACTCCGGCGGGTGCGGCACCATCGGGGGCATGACCGTACGCAAGACCATCCCGCTCCCCCTAGACCTGGACTACCTGCGCCAGGTGCTGCTCGAACTGCTGGACATTCCCAGCCCTTCCGGGCGTACCGACCATGTGCAGCAGTACGTAGGTGAGCGTCTGTCGGCGCTCGGCATCCCGTCGACGCTGACCCGCCGAGGGGCGCTCAGCGCCTGCCTGCCCGGCCCTCGGGAGCACGGGGCGGACCGGGCGATCGTGGTGCACACCGACACCATCGGCGGGATGGTCAAGCGGCTCAAGGAGAACGGCCGGCTGGAACTCAAGCCGATCGGTACGCACAGCGCCCGGTTCGCCGAGGGAGCCCACGTCCGGATCTTCACCGACGACCTGGAACGGGTGATCACCGGTCAGGTGCTCCCCCTGAAGGCCAGCGGCCATCGCTACAACGAGGCCGTCGACGAGCAGGGCATCGGCTGGGATCAGGTCGAGGTACGCGTCGACGAGCCGGTGGAGGACATCGACGGCCTGCGGGCACTCGGCATCGACGCGGGCGACTTCGTGGCCTTCCTGCCCAACCCGACCGTCACCCCCAGCGGGTACGTCAAGTCCCGCCACCTGGACGACAAGGCCGGGGTGGCTGCGGTGCTCACCGCGATCAAGGCGATGGTCGACGCGGGGGTGCAGCCGGCCGTCACCGCGCACCTGCTGATCACGGTGACCGAGGAGATCGGCCACGGTGCCTCGCACGGCCTGGACCCGGACGTCGCCGAGATCGTCTCGGTGGACGCCGCGGTGGTCGCCCCCGGGCAGCAGTCCCGGGAGGACGCCGCCACC from Micromonospora sp. NBC_01739 includes:
- a CDS encoding osmoprotectant NAGGN system M42 family peptidase → MTVRKTIPLPLDLDYLRQVLLELLDIPSPSGRTDHVQQYVGERLSALGIPSTLTRRGALSACLPGPREHGADRAIVVHTDTIGGMVKRLKENGRLELKPIGTHSARFAEGAHVRIFTDDLERVITGQVLPLKASGHRYNEAVDEQGIGWDQVEVRVDEPVEDIDGLRALGIDAGDFVAFLPNPTVTPSGYVKSRHLDDKAGVAAVLTAIKAMVDAGVQPAVTAHLLITVTEEIGHGASHGLDPDVAEIVSVDAAVVAPGQQSREDAATLAMGDGVGPFDYHLTRNLAAIAREHEVDLVRDVFDYYRSDVAAAVEAGAHARVALLGFGVDATHGHERTHLEGLRQLAQLLCLYLQSDLVFPEWDAEPEGDLANFPSLSVQPANEDGPREGPIGIAPGS